DNA sequence from the Verrucomicrobiales bacterium genome:
AGGATAACATGCATCTGCCCAACCATTTGACACGCATCCGACGGCGGCAAACATTCGCGAGCAAGCTTTCCATTTTCTGGCATTTCCGTGCCGCTACCCGCCTGCTTGAAGAGGAACCAGCCCCGTTCATTACCCGGTACGCACCCCTCTTCGTTGGGGGTGAGGGCGTGGTATTTCCGCAACTGCACGATGTGAGACCTTTGCAGGATCGATGCGGCGTTGTGGTCGAGCAGGAGTTCCAATTTGATCCTGGAAAACGCCGTATGCCCTCTGTGAGACTGCTGGCGGGTTCGGTAATCTCAGTTCCATCGCTAACGGCCGGGTGCTGCTTCGGGTGATGCTCTCACGTAGTTGGGCTTTGTCGCGGGTGAAGATGTGGACACCCTTCCTCCCGCGTGAAATCGTTACGTACCACTGCTCGCGGCTGGTAGCGGCTTGAACGGAGGAATCTGAGAAGATGACTTGGTCCATCGTCTTTCCCTGGGCTCCGTAGGATGTCACGGCATAGCCCCGGACAAGTTGACGGAAAGACGCGCCTAGAACGCGGCCATCTGTTAACTGTAGGTTTCCGTCCTTTAAGACTCGTCTCACCGTGACCAGTTCGCCGTTCGCTAGCCGACGTCCGTCCGCGCTGACGCCGTTTGCTTTGAGTTGGAGACGGTCTCCGCTGGCGATGTTGAGTTCTTTCTGCTCGCAAAGCGATAGTCTCTCGAGGTGCTTGAAGGGGATGGAGGCTGTCTTCGAGCCCTGAGCAACCTCGAGATGGGTGTCAGTGACAGATACCAGACGGGCCTGGTCTCCCTTCTCGAAGCCACGGACGTTCCGATTAAACACGACGCGTGTTTGGTGCGTGTAGGTGCGCGGGTCTCGTTTCTGCGCATCCGTAGCGTCGCGAGGGACCAGGGTCGATAGCGATGTCTCGATCTCGCCGACTTTCTTGCGTTCTTTCAGTGCGGCTCGCACCGATTCGTTGATGCGATGAATCTCATCCCAACTCTGGGAAACGATGACGGTCGAATCTCCGCGGTCTACTTGGTTCAGATAACAGTCGATCAAACTTTTGCCGTGGTCCTCGGTTCCCGACTCTCTTATGGCTCCCTGACGGTCGAGTCGCTGGAAGGATTCGAAAACCTTGCCGTCCCGGGCTTCGCGCACGGCGCGGCGGTATTGTTTGATCCGCTCTCGTTCCTTTCTGGTCTTAGCCAGCTCTGGATTTTGGCGGCGGATCGTGGTGAGTTCGATAGGCTCCAACCCGGAATACTTCTCGATGGCGCGCATGGCGTCCATCGCTTCAACCGGCCCATGCTGGCGCGTATCACCGGACAGGATTAATCGCCCTGACCCGATCTTGATCTTTTCGATCAGAGCGATCATTTGCTTCCCGCCGAGTTGGCCTGCCTCATCCACGATGACGACGGTGCCTCTTTTCATTTCCGGCTGGGCGAGGAAAGCACTCACGGTGGCAGTTTGCTGAAAACCATCCTTCTCCAGATCGATGACTTGTTGGCGTTGGGGAGCCAGGACGAGAACCCCTCGACCGCTCGTCCGGAGGATGTCGTGGACCTCGCGCAGGGTGTAGCTCTTCCCAGTTCCTGCCCCGCCGCGGAATAGCGACATGAAGTTGCAAGAACGAACCAGTCGATCCACAGCCTTCCGTTGCTCCGGATCCAGCGCTTGGTTCCGGAGAGTGTAATGGGCACAAAGA
Encoded proteins:
- a CDS encoding relaxase domain-containing protein; its protein translation is TQNVAAALFRHETSRAMDPHLHTHCIVFNATYDATESCWKALQNHDMLVASRFVQNVYYHELTRKLRRFGYSITNTPRGDFELDGVAPELIQKFSKRHRQIDDQTQKLLEASPDKSESNLAEIRDYIAHKHRAQKSGEPSSEELQSHWQSQLTPLESESLTQLTGPVTSELPAQRGLAEKALIWAEDHLFDRHSVVRETDLWRHALEFARGEDIPVSELQSCSRARNYLRDERRPGFVTTKAVLEREKAIVQLARSGVGASHPLCAHYTLRNQALDPEQRKAVDRLVRSCNFMSLFRGGAGTGKSYTLREVHDILRTSGRGVLVLAPQRQQVIDLEKDGFQQTATVSAFLAQPEMKRGTVVIVDEAGQLGGKQMIALIEKIKIGSGRLILSGDTRQHGPVEAMDAMRAIEKYSGLEPIELTTIRRQNPELAKTRKERERIKQYRRAVREARDGKVFESFQRLDRQGAIRESGTEDHGKSLIDCYLNQVDRGDSTVIVSQSWDEIHRINESVRAALKERKKVGEIETSLSTLVPRDATDAQKRDPRTYTHQTRVVFNRNVRGFEKGDQARLVSVTDTHLEVAQGSKTASIPFKHLERLSLCEQKELNIASGDRLQLKANGVSADGRRLANGELVTVRRVLKDGNLQLTDGRVLGASFRQLVRGYAVTSYGAQGKTMDQVIFSDSSVQAATSREQWYVTISRGRKGVHIFTRDKAQLRESITRSSTRPLAMELRLPNPPAVSQRAYGVFQDQIGTPARPQRRIDPAKVSHRAVAEIPRPHPQRRGVRTG